A section of the Schistosoma haematobium chromosome ZW, whole genome shotgun sequence genome encodes:
- the LSM5 gene encoding RNA-binding protein lsm5 (EggNog:ENOG410VJ7Z~COG:A~BUSCO:EOG091G10CG): MKRYNKRKTHGVLFDVPDQVGFAVTEATYIQNLTTLSRTVTQFRGKADLNFVDSLQMSLTGPQLLPLELVDKCIGSKIHIIMKNDKEMVGTLLGFDGYVNMVLADVTEFEFTAQGKRITKLPHILLNGSNIVMMVPGGEGPEI, translated from the exons ATGAAACGTTACAATAAGAGAAAGACTCATGGTGTACTGTTTGATGTACCAGATCAAGTCGGGTTCGCCGTTACAGAAGCCACATATATTCAGAATTTGACAACTCTTAGTCGTACCGTAACTCAATTTCGTGGTAAAGCTGATCTAAACTTTGTCG ATTCTCTTCAAATGTCACTGACTGGACCTCAACTTCTTCCCCTTGAACTGGTTGACAAATGCATAGGTTCTAAGATTCATATAATCATGAAAAATGATAAAGAAATGGTGGGAACCTTGCTTGGTTTTGATGGTTACGTAAACATGGTCTTGGCTGACGTTACTGAATTTGAGTTTACAGCCCAAGGTAAACGTATAACAAAACTGCCACATATTTTGCTGAATGGTAGTAACATTGTTATGATGGTGCCTGGTGGAGAAGGTCCTGAAATTTAA